A genomic stretch from Sporocytophaga myxococcoides DSM 11118 includes:
- a CDS encoding MFS transporter: protein MSSPVALNDFSTKDESSTTLKEIALIFLLACIQFTFVIDYIVILPLGPEIMKSFQIRPDEYGLIISAYTLTAAIAGFFSSFFIDRFDRKQALLFCLFYFLTGSILSYIANTYYFFMLARMFTGAFGGVMSSLVMIYLGEKFSLKKLGVATSFVMIANGMATIVGVPTAVFFSDNFGWKFPFMVLLCINFIVITLTYFFLPKTQKSSTITRSNVSVKLRSVVLNANFIWPVIFMSLLTFAGGATILPFLSAFVSTNFYFSTEEIALMFFYGGLAALFVNPIVGYLIDKFGKQNVFLLLNFVSIIPLLLLTTFPFTEKNATLLVTTLFWCLSTARQMSGLTLVNSLFPSEHRGRFITINSSIQLLAGSAATAISGKIIYTEENLLCNFDVLGVIGICATIICIFAAFILEEQS from the coding sequence ATGTCTTCTCCAGTAGCATTAAATGATTTTTCAACTAAAGATGAGAGTTCTACGACTCTTAAGGAAATTGCGCTAATCTTCCTTTTGGCGTGTATTCAATTCACTTTTGTTATTGACTACATAGTGATATTGCCCCTTGGTCCTGAAATCATGAAATCTTTTCAGATACGTCCGGATGAATACGGGTTGATTATCTCAGCATATACACTTACTGCAGCAATTGCAGGCTTTTTTTCTTCATTTTTTATAGATCGGTTTGACAGGAAACAGGCTTTGTTGTTTTGTTTGTTTTATTTCCTTACAGGATCAATATTAAGTTATATCGCGAATACATATTATTTCTTCATGTTGGCCAGGATGTTTACTGGGGCTTTCGGGGGGGTAATGTCTTCGCTAGTGATGATTTACCTGGGAGAGAAATTTTCATTGAAGAAACTTGGTGTGGCAACAAGCTTTGTAATGATTGCTAATGGTATGGCTACAATTGTAGGTGTACCGACTGCGGTATTTTTCTCAGATAATTTTGGCTGGAAATTTCCATTCATGGTGCTGTTGTGCATTAACTTTATAGTTATTACTCTGACATATTTCTTCCTTCCTAAAACTCAGAAGTCATCCACAATTACAAGATCAAATGTTTCGGTTAAGCTAAGGTCTGTGGTCTTAAACGCAAATTTTATTTGGCCGGTGATTTTTATGTCTTTGTTGACTTTTGCAGGAGGAGCTACAATTTTGCCGTTTCTAAGTGCCTTCGTCTCTACAAATTTTTATTTTTCTACAGAAGAAATAGCATTAATGTTCTTCTATGGTGGACTCGCAGCATTGTTTGTTAATCCTATTGTGGGCTACCTTATAGATAAATTTGGGAAACAGAATGTATTTCTGCTTCTTAATTTTGTTTCAATAATTCCATTGTTGTTGCTTACTACTTTTCCTTTTACGGAAAAAAATGCAACCTTGCTCGTGACCACTCTTTTCTGGTGTCTTTCCACTGCAAGGCAAATGTCCGGACTTACCCTCGTAAATTCACTTTTCCCGAGTGAGCACCGAGGCAGGTTTATCACAATTAATTCTTCTATTCAGTTGTTGGCAGGAAGCGCCGCAACAGCTATAAGTGGCAAAATAATTTACACTGAAGAAAACCTGCTATGTAATTTTGATGTTCTTGGCGTTATCGGGATATGTGCAACGATTATTTGTATCTTCGCCGCATTTATACTGGAAGAGCAGAGTTAG
- a CDS encoding membrane receptor RagA, with protein MRRILFILLFVSYSLISQGQNGKNIVQLSGLVIGGDSAYGIPGVTIYTPKSGRGTITNYLGYFSMPALGGDSIVIKSLGFKEKYFIVPKDTNKLSLVIELLGDTSILPTVEVFPWPTEKIFKEAFLSLKLDGNSYDNMHKNLNEQVMRRMLYTQEASSKNNHNYYMQQQTAKMENRFYQPTLSLLNPFAWSQFLNSARNGGLRNKKKEENEKYGNDDF; from the coding sequence ATGAGAAGAATTTTATTTATCCTGCTTTTTGTTTCCTATTCCCTTATTTCACAGGGACAAAATGGGAAAAATATTGTTCAGCTTTCTGGTCTTGTAATTGGTGGTGACAGTGCATATGGAATTCCTGGGGTCACTATTTACACTCCAAAATCAGGAAGGGGAACCATCACGAACTATCTCGGTTATTTTTCGATGCCTGCTTTAGGAGGCGATAGTATCGTAATCAAATCACTTGGATTTAAGGAAAAGTATTTTATCGTACCTAAAGACACTAATAAATTGAGTCTCGTAATAGAGCTATTAGGTGATACCTCTATTTTGCCCACAGTCGAAGTTTTTCCATGGCCAACAGAAAAAATATTTAAAGAAGCTTTTCTTTCGCTCAAATTGGATGGCAATTCTTACGATAACATGCATAAAAATCTGAATGAGCAGGTAATGAGAAGAATGCTTTATACACAAGAAGCAAGCAGCAAGAACAACCACAATTATTACATGCAGCAGCAAACTGCAAAAATGGAAAACAGGTTTTATCAGCCAACTCTAAGCCTACTCAATCCTTTTGCTTGGTCTCAATTTTTAAATTCTGCACGTAATGGTGGACTTAGGAATAAGAAGAAGGAAGAAAATGAAAAATATGGAAATGATGATTTCTAA
- a CDS encoding HupE/UreJ family protein: MVHYFSLGFIKIAYLDVFVHILFIIALCGIYTFKSVRLVATYAACFVLGYLITFFLSAFGIINTPARLLPFLLPLTTLIVSVSNFFLKKNAFTNKYSPHNYRYFLALGGGLLHGLDFPAALGSVLHADKLFLPVFAFNMGVLSALFLTISFLLITAFILTYLLRVNIREWNLILSGACAGISIYIIMHAFFYAQVLK, translated from the coding sequence ATGGTCCACTACTTCAGTTTGGGATTTATCAAAATAGCCTACCTGGATGTATTTGTACACATTCTTTTTATTATTGCATTGTGTGGAATCTATACATTCAAATCAGTGCGCCTAGTTGCAACTTACGCAGCTTGTTTTGTTTTGGGATACCTGATTACTTTCTTTTTATCAGCATTTGGAATCATAAACACCCCGGCAAGATTGCTCCCCTTCCTACTTCCTTTGACGACATTAATTGTTTCAGTATCCAACTTCTTTCTTAAAAAGAACGCATTTACTAACAAATATTCCCCTCATAACTACAGATATTTTCTTGCTCTAGGTGGTGGATTACTTCACGGCCTTGATTTCCCTGCTGCCCTGGGATCAGTTTTACATGCTGACAAATTGTTTCTACCAGTTTTTGCTTTCAATATGGGAGTTTTATCTGCTTTGTTTTTGACAATTTCATTCCTGCTAATCACAGCATTCATACTTACTTATTTATTAAGAGTAAATATCAGAGAATGGAATTTAATATTATCAGGTGCTTGTGCCGGCATTTCAATTTACATTATAATGCATGCTTTTTTCTATGCCCAGGTTTTGAAATAG
- a CDS encoding porin family protein, translating to MKKALLFLAFLFCVSASFAQVTLGVYYFPSKTGILTNNYDPQYDSKNTFAGGAGLNVDFRLDRATTFQTGLFYASHNQKFTSELQFQPTDTARVLSGKRRLDYIKLPLFLRASHKLTKKTDFVIYGGPQLGYLIKGAGGNVIYTRREDDPNLTKFYDLPPSKNDYYNKFIIDAAIGAGLDVYLNQHFTFNTSAKFDFGITNTLNKKAKTNADVPVTSYDNYKQFYHNYTFALLLGVTYHFGNDHLLSPTMRGRR from the coding sequence ATGAAAAAAGCATTACTTTTCCTCGCATTTTTATTTTGCGTATCTGCTTCATTTGCTCAGGTAACGCTGGGAGTTTATTACTTCCCTTCCAAAACAGGTATTCTGACTAACAATTATGACCCTCAATACGATAGCAAAAATACATTTGCAGGTGGAGCGGGTCTGAATGTGGACTTTAGACTGGACAGAGCTACAACCTTCCAGACAGGTTTATTTTATGCCTCTCATAATCAAAAATTTACATCAGAACTTCAATTTCAGCCTACTGATACGGCGCGTGTATTAAGTGGAAAAAGAAGACTTGATTACATCAAACTACCATTATTTTTGAGAGCATCTCATAAGCTAACTAAAAAAACTGATTTCGTAATTTACGGAGGTCCTCAACTGGGATATCTTATTAAAGGTGCCGGAGGAAATGTGATATACACAAGAAGAGAAGACGATCCTAATTTGACTAAGTTTTATGATCTGCCTCCTTCTAAAAACGATTACTATAATAAATTTATCATCGATGCAGCCATTGGAGCAGGGTTAGATGTTTATCTTAATCAGCATTTTACATTTAACACAAGTGCAAAATTTGATTTCGGCATTACCAATACCTTAAATAAGAAAGCAAAAACCAATGCGGACGTCCCGGTTACTAGCTACGATAATTATAAGCAATTTTATCACAACTATACCTTCGCTCTTTTACTTGGAGTAACTTATCATTTCGGAAATGACCATTTATTGTCACCTACAATGAGAGGAAGAAGATAG
- a CDS encoding PD40 domain-containing protein, with translation MMKVFLKLIVAVVLLSKTSLLYSQDKNIVAHFKNDLKLAEDLYAKQAYLKAGEMFQRIARKDTGNADIRFKIGECYWKLNNTTDAEYWYKEGFKRNNAIINLADYKLHLAEALVINGKKDEAKIWYDLYSKESLSKRAIAESKRRGLDAYDTFFRDSLFYSVKELPINSSASEYCPAFYQKGLVFVSNRKTIELVKNVDAADQGNFLDLYFVEFAGDSGFGKLQKFTDFNTGLNEGPITFFENGRRAVFSKNEKAVGKDTKRLQLFYSEKDQNGKWTKPEALPFNNSAYSVSHPFFDKNTSCLYFVSDMPGGYGGTDIYRSIFHNGAWMMPENMGTSINTSGNEMFPFVSKDSCLYFSSNGLPGIGGLDLFFVDLKHHASKPINLGAPLNSSKDDFSLILTDNTSTGFFSSNRKKSGGDDIYRIIIHKIKYEGVMLDKLKALPLKGVTIKISDTETGKVEWVVKSSNKGTFSCYLMPGRHYMVEAVKDDYKVSQTELYFSSRYENLVRNKITMEKVKKSFVKGRVIKDTSMVKNCMVKVFDFSNDSVEVMKTNNVGEFSCEINKDTTNIFYAEYKGVKGLYKLEPVQRKRKGSVLTYITLELAPLKYKECEGLLLDTLDHPSPKDSLILSNELTGEEEIIKTDKDGKFKFNAWESGRYSLFLKSEDRYVWMSTFVPEKVNRIQLRKRKKDEIY, from the coding sequence ATGATGAAGGTTTTTCTGAAGTTGATTGTTGCTGTTGTATTGCTATCAAAAACATCACTACTCTATAGTCAGGACAAAAATATAGTTGCACACTTTAAAAATGATTTGAAACTGGCGGAAGATCTCTATGCGAAGCAAGCTTATTTAAAAGCCGGAGAGATGTTTCAGCGTATTGCTAGGAAGGATACTGGAAATGCTGATATCAGATTTAAGATAGGCGAATGCTATTGGAAACTTAATAATACTACAGATGCAGAATACTGGTATAAAGAAGGATTTAAAAGAAATAACGCCATCATAAACCTGGCAGATTATAAGCTTCATCTTGCAGAGGCATTGGTGATCAATGGGAAAAAGGACGAGGCAAAAATCTGGTATGACCTGTATAGTAAAGAGAGTCTGAGCAAAAGGGCCATTGCTGAGTCCAAAAGGAGAGGTCTTGATGCTTATGATACATTCTTTAGAGATTCTTTATTTTACAGTGTAAAAGAACTACCTATTAATTCTTCAGCATCAGAATATTGCCCGGCATTTTATCAGAAAGGCCTTGTGTTTGTCTCTAACAGAAAAACCATTGAACTTGTAAAGAATGTTGATGCAGCCGATCAGGGTAATTTTCTTGACTTGTACTTTGTTGAATTTGCCGGCGATTCGGGATTTGGGAAGCTGCAAAAATTTACAGACTTTAATACAGGTCTAAACGAAGGTCCAATTACATTTTTTGAAAATGGAAGAAGAGCTGTTTTTTCCAAAAATGAAAAAGCGGTTGGGAAAGATACCAAGCGGCTACAACTGTTTTATTCTGAAAAGGATCAGAATGGAAAATGGACAAAACCAGAAGCACTGCCATTTAATAATTCAGCCTATTCTGTAAGTCATCCTTTCTTTGATAAAAATACAAGTTGCCTTTATTTCGTGTCAGACATGCCTGGAGGCTACGGAGGAACAGATATTTACAGAAGTATCTTCCACAATGGCGCGTGGATGATGCCAGAGAATATGGGTACATCAATCAATACATCAGGAAATGAAATGTTTCCTTTTGTGTCAAAGGATAGTTGTCTGTATTTTTCTTCCAATGGATTGCCAGGCATCGGGGGGCTTGATCTTTTTTTTGTTGATCTTAAGCATCATGCTTCCAAACCTATAAACCTTGGAGCCCCTTTAAACAGCTCCAAAGACGACTTTTCCCTAATACTTACTGATAATACTTCTACAGGATTTTTCTCCAGTAACAGGAAAAAATCAGGTGGGGATGATATATACAGAATCATCATTCATAAGATAAAATATGAAGGAGTAATGCTTGATAAACTAAAAGCACTTCCTTTAAAAGGGGTTACTATAAAAATTTCTGACACAGAAACCGGAAAAGTTGAATGGGTTGTTAAAAGCTCTAACAAGGGGACATTCTCTTGCTACCTCATGCCCGGAAGGCATTATATGGTGGAGGCTGTAAAGGATGATTATAAAGTATCGCAAACGGAACTTTATTTTTCTTCGAGGTATGAGAATCTTGTAAGAAATAAAATAACAATGGAGAAGGTTAAAAAATCCTTTGTTAAGGGGCGAGTGATAAAAGATACTTCAATGGTAAAGAATTGTATGGTGAAAGTTTTTGATTTTTCCAATGATTCTGTTGAAGTTATGAAGACTAATAATGTGGGAGAATTCTCGTGTGAAATTAATAAGGATACCACCAATATTTTTTATGCTGAATATAAAGGAGTGAAGGGCTTATATAAGCTTGAACCCGTTCAACGAAAACGCAAGGGATCAGTATTGACTTATATTACTCTGGAGCTTGCCCCTTTGAAATACAAGGAATGTGAAGGTCTATTGCTTGATACACTGGATCACCCATCTCCTAAGGATTCTTTAATCTTGTCCAATGAACTTACCGGAGAAGAAGAAATAATAAAGACAGATAAAGATGGTAAATTTAAATTTAATGCGTGGGAATCAGGTAGATATTCTTTATTTTTAAAGTCCGAAGACAGGTATGTCTGGATGAGTACTTTTGTTCCGGAAAAGGTTAACAGGATTCAATTGAGAAAAAGGAAAAAGGACGAGATCTATTAG
- the rlmN gene encoding 23S rRNA (adenine(2503)-C(2))-methyltransferase RlmN: MNTQVLKDIRKQTIQDLKIFLEEKGEKGFRAKQIYEWIWNKSASSFDEMTNLSIKTRDLLKESFAFQKVTIAQKQVSADKTIKVGFRLFDGNLVEGVLIPADDRMTACVSSQVGCSLTCKFCATGYMERKRNLEPGEIYDQVVLIRQLAEEHYNTPLTNIVFMGMGEPLLNYANVLKGIEMITSPEGLNMASKRITLSTAGVAKMIKKLADDEVKFNLALSLHAANDVKRNEIMPINETNTLEALGEALRYFYKKTGTRVTYEYIVFHDVNDKIEDARELYEFSKIIPCKINIIEYNPIAEAAYVNAKEDRIEKFRAYLEAKGVTVNVRRSRGKDIDAACGQLAIKEKPGSIA, from the coding sequence ATGAATACTCAGGTTTTAAAAGACATTCGCAAACAAACTATTCAGGATCTGAAAATCTTTCTGGAAGAAAAGGGGGAGAAGGGATTTCGTGCAAAACAGATTTATGAATGGATTTGGAATAAAAGTGCGTCTTCTTTTGATGAAATGACCAACCTTTCCATAAAAACCCGCGATTTGTTAAAGGAAAGCTTTGCATTTCAAAAGGTTACTATTGCTCAAAAGCAGGTAAGTGCGGATAAAACTATCAAAGTGGGTTTCAGGCTTTTTGATGGCAATCTGGTAGAAGGAGTTTTGATTCCAGCAGACGATCGTATGACAGCTTGCGTCTCTTCTCAGGTAGGCTGTTCACTAACCTGTAAATTCTGCGCCACAGGTTATATGGAAAGAAAGAGAAATCTTGAGCCTGGAGAAATTTATGATCAGGTGGTTCTTATAAGACAGCTGGCTGAGGAACATTATAACACTCCTTTAACCAATATTGTATTCATGGGTATGGGGGAGCCTTTGCTCAATTATGCTAATGTATTGAAGGGAATAGAAATGATAACTTCTCCTGAAGGCTTGAATATGGCTTCCAAAAGGATAACACTTTCTACTGCCGGCGTTGCTAAAATGATCAAAAAACTTGCGGATGATGAGGTGAAGTTTAACCTTGCATTGTCTCTGCATGCTGCAAATGACGTGAAGAGAAATGAGATCATGCCAATCAACGAAACCAATACACTTGAAGCATTGGGCGAGGCTCTAAGGTATTTTTACAAAAAGACAGGGACCCGTGTCACATATGAATATATCGTATTCCATGATGTGAATGACAAGATTGAGGATGCTCGTGAGCTTTACGAATTCAGTAAAATCATACCTTGCAAAATCAATATTATAGAATACAATCCTATTGCTGAAGCTGCTTATGTGAATGCCAAAGAGGATAGGATTGAGAAATTCAGAGCATATCTGGAGGCTAAGGGAGTTACTGTAAATGTTCGGAGAAGCAGGGGCAAAGACATAGATGCCGCCTGCGGTCAGCTCGCAATTAAAGAGAAACCAGGATCAATTGCCTAA
- the clpB gene encoding ATP-dependent chaperone ClpB: MNFNNYTIKAQEVIQRATEIAGSNQQQGVESGHILKAILESDENMIAFLLKKLNVNKNLFETKLEEIIRSYPKMSGGSPYLSNDANQALVKASSFLKEFGDQYVAVEHLLLGILGGRDKTATLMKDAGFSEKHLKAAIHELRGGSKVTDQNAEAKYRSLERYSKNLNELAKAGKIDPVIGRDEEIRRVLQILSRRTKNNPVLLGEPGVGKTAIVEGLAQRIVNGDVPENLKSKTVVSLDMGLLVAGAKYKGEFEERLKSVIKEVTDSDGEIVLFIDEIHTLIGAGGGGEGAMDAANLLKPALARGELHAIGATTLKEYQKYIEKDKALERRFQAVMVDEPDLQDAISILRGIKEKYEVHHGVRIKDDAIIAAVELSNRYISDRFLPDKAIDLMDEAASKLRIEIDSLPEELDEVQRKIMQLEIEREAIRRENDKEKEAQLSKDIAELTDKRNELKAQWQNEKTLIESIQKEKENIEKYKNEAEQAERSGDYGRVAEIRYGKIKESEKNLQDLQKQIQETQAHGSSMLKEEVTAEDIAEVVAKWTGIPVAKMLQSDREKLLHLEEELGKRVAGQAEAIQAISDAVRRSRAGLQDPKRPIGSFIFLGTTGVGKTELAKALAEFLFNDENAMVRIDMSEYQERHSVSRLIGAPPGYVGYEEGGQLTETVRRKPYSVVLLDEIEKAHPDVFNILLQVLDDGRLTDNKGRVANFKNTIIIMTSNIGANLIQENFAEINEYNEDEVVERTKVDVIEQLKKSVRPEFLNRVDEIIMFKPLSRKEIRKIVDIQFKGIQKRLEESGIRIEASPEVLEKLGELGFDPQFGARPLKRVLQRHILNELSKEILSGAIKKDEVVGITLDENDNIQFLNLESVKL, translated from the coding sequence ATGAACTTTAACAATTATACAATAAAGGCCCAGGAAGTCATTCAAAGGGCTACAGAAATTGCCGGAAGCAATCAACAACAGGGGGTTGAATCGGGACATATCTTAAAGGCCATCCTCGAATCGGACGAGAATATGATTGCCTTTCTTTTAAAGAAACTGAACGTTAACAAAAATCTTTTTGAGACCAAACTGGAAGAGATCATCCGCTCCTACCCTAAAATGAGCGGAGGCAGTCCATATCTGTCCAACGATGCCAATCAGGCTTTAGTAAAAGCAAGTTCTTTTTTAAAGGAATTTGGTGATCAGTATGTAGCAGTAGAACACCTTTTACTAGGTATTCTGGGTGGAAGAGATAAAACCGCAACCTTGATGAAAGATGCAGGTTTTTCAGAAAAACATCTGAAAGCCGCTATCCACGAATTAAGGGGAGGATCAAAAGTAACAGATCAAAATGCAGAAGCAAAATACAGGTCGTTGGAAAGATATTCCAAAAACCTTAACGAACTGGCTAAAGCAGGCAAAATAGATCCCGTAATCGGTAGAGATGAAGAAATCAGAAGAGTACTTCAGATACTTTCAAGAAGAACTAAAAATAACCCTGTTCTACTTGGTGAACCAGGGGTTGGTAAAACTGCGATAGTTGAAGGATTGGCGCAGAGAATTGTAAATGGCGACGTTCCTGAAAATCTGAAGTCAAAGACCGTTGTATCCCTTGACATGGGACTCCTTGTTGCAGGTGCCAAATACAAAGGCGAGTTTGAAGAAAGATTAAAATCCGTAATTAAGGAAGTAACTGATTCTGATGGAGAAATAGTACTCTTTATTGACGAAATCCACACACTGATTGGAGCAGGCGGAGGCGGTGAAGGTGCAATGGATGCAGCAAACTTACTGAAACCTGCTCTGGCGAGAGGTGAGTTGCACGCAATCGGAGCAACTACTTTAAAGGAATATCAAAAGTACATAGAAAAGGACAAAGCTCTTGAAAGAAGGTTCCAGGCTGTGATGGTAGATGAGCCGGATCTTCAGGATGCTATTTCTATATTAAGAGGTATCAAGGAAAAATATGAAGTACACCATGGTGTGCGAATAAAAGATGATGCCATCATTGCTGCTGTAGAGCTTTCTAACAGATATATATCAGACCGTTTCCTTCCTGATAAGGCCATTGACCTTATGGACGAAGCAGCTTCAAAGCTTAGAATAGAGATTGACTCTTTACCAGAAGAACTGGATGAGGTGCAAAGGAAAATAATGCAGCTTGAAATTGAGCGCGAAGCTATTCGCAGAGAAAATGATAAAGAGAAAGAAGCTCAGCTTTCTAAAGATATTGCAGAGTTAACGGATAAGCGAAATGAACTGAAGGCACAATGGCAAAATGAGAAAACACTCATAGAATCCATTCAGAAGGAAAAGGAAAATATTGAGAAATATAAAAATGAAGCTGAACAGGCTGAACGTTCCGGTGACTATGGAAGAGTAGCAGAAATAAGATATGGAAAAATAAAGGAGAGCGAAAAGAATCTTCAGGATCTTCAAAAGCAAATTCAGGAAACTCAGGCACATGGAAGCTCCATGCTGAAAGAAGAAGTGACTGCAGAAGACATTGCTGAAGTAGTAGCCAAATGGACTGGAATTCCCGTAGCCAAAATGCTGCAGAGCGACCGTGAGAAATTGCTTCATCTTGAAGAAGAACTTGGGAAAAGAGTGGCAGGTCAGGCAGAGGCTATCCAGGCTATATCAGATGCTGTAAGAAGAAGCCGTGCAGGATTGCAGGATCCGAAAAGACCTATTGGTTCTTTTATTTTCCTTGGAACAACCGGGGTAGGTAAAACTGAATTGGCAAAAGCTTTAGCAGAATTCTTATTCAACGATGAAAACGCAATGGTCAGAATTGACATGTCTGAGTATCAGGAAAGGCATTCTGTAAGCCGGCTTATTGGAGCGCCTCCGGGATATGTTGGTTATGAAGAAGGAGGACAGCTGACCGAAACAGTAAGAAGAAAGCCTTACTCTGTAGTTCTGCTGGATGAAATTGAAAAAGCTCATCCGGATGTATTCAACATACTGCTTCAAGTACTTGATGATGGAAGGCTTACTGATAACAAAGGCCGTGTTGCAAATTTCAAAAACACGATTATAATCATGACTTCTAATATTGGAGCAAATCTTATTCAGGAAAACTTTGCCGAGATAAATGAATACAATGAAGACGAGGTTGTTGAAAGAACAAAGGTCGATGTTATAGAACAGTTGAAAAAGTCTGTTCGTCCGGAGTTCCTCAACAGGGTCGATGAGATCATTATGTTCAAACCTCTTTCCAGAAAAGAAATCAGGAAAATCGTAGATATCCAATTTAAAGGAATTCAGAAGAGACTTGAAGAAAGTGGTATTAGAATAGAAGCTTCACCGGAAGTATTGGAGAAACTTGGTGAATTGGGATTTGATCCACAGTTCGGAGCCAGACCACTGAAACGTGTCCTTCAGCGTCATATATTAAATGAATTATCTAAAGAAATACTTTCAGGAGCTATTAAGAAAGATGAAGTTGTGGGAATTACGTTGGATGAAAACGATAATATTCAGTTTCTGAATCTGGAATCTGTAAAACTCTAA
- a CDS encoding DUF5723 family protein, whose translation MRNLFTALFIFSTGLIASAQNNMGTRYCNYNDLNASKYSPSELDLGNKHAQIGINSYVWLGNTAFDYKTAKEIYQKGLIQNQDVNKILSKLNSENLFGAGLDFQLLGVAVQFKTKSEKKLAFSLGVNERSGTSFLFGENFLKLALKGNKQFAGQRVNLGPASLNVNYLREYALGAAIPVFGKEDGFGIRAGVRVKYLTGIGSIYMRPANGSMYTDPEGRFIDFDFNYKVQTSGIDNINLWNSNGKGYGADAGVTVFVNKYLQFTTSILDIGAVKYDKDVTSYERSGQVKYEGLIISRFFGSQKYSTDTLAQIFDPIKTKGGSYKTPLSTRLVIEGKIKTPRTSKKDESTYNSNTIFFTYIQGFQNLPGSTTKSFFSIGYNHDFHRVFNGGVLLSAGGYNKRAIGAFFSFKLGQSFKWGFSSDNLTGFIFPNHGKGADLATNISVAF comes from the coding sequence ATGAGAAATCTTTTTACAGCACTGTTCATTTTTTCAACAGGATTAATTGCTTCGGCTCAAAATAATATGGGCACGAGGTATTGCAATTACAATGATCTGAATGCTTCCAAATATTCTCCTTCTGAACTGGACCTTGGAAACAAGCACGCTCAGATTGGCATAAATAGTTACGTTTGGCTGGGCAATACAGCTTTTGATTATAAGACAGCTAAAGAAATTTATCAAAAAGGATTAATTCAAAACCAGGATGTCAATAAAATATTATCGAAGCTGAACAGTGAAAACCTTTTTGGTGCAGGCTTAGACTTTCAATTGTTGGGAGTTGCAGTGCAATTTAAAACAAAGTCAGAAAAAAAATTGGCATTTTCTCTAGGTGTAAATGAAAGATCAGGTACAAGTTTTTTATTTGGTGAAAACTTCCTGAAGCTTGCTTTAAAAGGGAACAAGCAATTTGCCGGACAACGTGTAAACCTTGGTCCTGCAAGTCTGAATGTGAACTACCTCAGAGAATACGCACTGGGCGCTGCTATTCCTGTTTTTGGTAAAGAAGACGGATTTGGAATAAGAGCGGGGGTTCGGGTAAAGTATCTTACAGGCATCGGCTCCATATATATGCGCCCTGCCAATGGATCGATGTATACAGATCCGGAAGGACGCTTCATAGATTTTGATTTTAACTATAAAGTACAAACCTCCGGTATCGACAACATCAACCTATGGAACTCCAATGGTAAAGGTTATGGTGCAGATGCAGGCGTAACTGTTTTTGTAAATAAATACCTTCAATTTACCACCAGCATATTAGATATCGGTGCTGTAAAATATGATAAAGATGTTACAAGCTATGAACGATCAGGGCAGGTAAAATATGAAGGATTGATCATAAGCAGGTTTTTCGGAAGCCAAAAATATAGCACTGATACCCTTGCCCAGATTTTTGACCCTATAAAAACCAAGGGTGGATCATATAAAACACCGCTAAGTACCAGGCTTGTTATTGAAGGGAAAATTAAAACACCAAGAACTTCCAAAAAAGATGAGTCGACATACAACTCTAACACCATCTTCTTTACTTATATCCAGGGATTTCAGAACCTTCCAGGCTCTACAACAAAGTCATTTTTCAGCATAGGCTACAACCATGACTTTCACAGAGTATTTAACGGAGGAGTATTACTCTCTGCAGGAGGATATAATAAGCGAGCGATAGGAGCCTTCTTTAGTTTTAAATTAGGACAAAGTTTTAAATGGGGATTCAGCTCAGACAACCTTACCGGTTTTATTTTTCCTAACCATGGAAAAGGAGCAGATTTAGCGACCAATATTTCAGTTGCCTTTTAG